One genomic segment of Streptomyces sp. NBC_00239 includes these proteins:
- a CDS encoding SLATT domain-containing protein, with the protein MSQPEMQPEGPPREEGGEDLTGRPFPLGDWGEPAERLDELYRWVEADALRTSEWYLSDRAWKRRGARVLRGAAAVGAVTGAALPLLELAGAVPGAASYGFLSLLLAAAALACDRFFGLTSGWMRDVATAQAVQRRLQTLQFDWASENVREVLGPTEGTASEAAERCLTVLRRFSEDVTELVRSETADWMVEFRAGPAPLLMQSLAGTAPRPEPGSHPSRFPLPPGTRPNMPRQRPPEQPR; encoded by the coding sequence GTGAGCCAGCCGGAAATGCAGCCCGAGGGGCCGCCCCGGGAGGAGGGCGGGGAGGATCTGACCGGCAGGCCGTTCCCCCTCGGCGACTGGGGCGAGCCCGCCGAGCGCCTGGACGAGCTCTACCGCTGGGTCGAGGCCGACGCGCTGCGCACCTCCGAGTGGTACCTCTCCGACCGCGCGTGGAAGCGTCGCGGTGCCCGCGTGCTGCGCGGCGCGGCCGCGGTCGGCGCCGTGACGGGCGCGGCCCTGCCGCTGCTGGAGCTGGCCGGGGCGGTGCCGGGGGCCGCCTCGTACGGATTCCTCTCGCTGCTGCTCGCGGCCGCCGCGCTGGCCTGTGACCGGTTCTTCGGCCTGACCTCGGGGTGGATGCGGGACGTGGCCACCGCGCAGGCGGTGCAGCGGCGGCTGCAGACCCTCCAGTTCGACTGGGCCTCGGAGAACGTGCGCGAGGTGCTCGGCCCGACCGAGGGCACCGCCAGCGAGGCCGCCGAGCGCTGCCTGACCGTGCTGCGGCGCTTCTCGGAGGACGTGACCGAACTGGTGCGCTCCGAGACCGCGGACTGGATGGTGGAGTTCCGCGCCGGCCCGGCGCCCCTGCTGATGCAGTCCCTGGCCGGTACGGCGCCGCGCCCGGAGCCGGGCAGCCACCCGAGCCGGTTCCCGCTGCCGCCGGGCACCCGGCCGAACATGCCCCGCCAGCGTCCCCCCGAGCAGCCGCGCTGA
- a CDS encoding SigE family RNA polymerase sigma factor, translated as MAQVLDIAVMPVGGAIAPPRLRPRGSRGTSQAPRPGGGMPVIAPLGSTRTGRVPAPRESADDAAAVGTTVDHLTETYRAHYRSLLGLAALLLDDTASCEDVVQEAFIRVHSARSRVRDPEKTLAYLRQTVVNLSRSALRRRILSLKLLSKPMPDMASAEEGAYDQLERDDLIKAMKGIQRRQREVLVLRYFADMTEAQVAETLGISLGSVKAYGSRGIAALRVAMEAGQ; from the coding sequence GTGGCACAGGTTCTCGACATTGCAGTCATGCCGGTCGGCGGGGCGATCGCCCCGCCGCGCTTGCGGCCCCGCGGCTCACGAGGCACCTCCCAGGCCCCACGGCCAGGGGGAGGCATGCCGGTGATCGCCCCGCTGGGGTCCACGCGCACCGGCCGCGTCCCCGCTCCGCGTGAGAGCGCGGACGACGCGGCCGCCGTCGGCACGACGGTCGACCACCTCACCGAGACCTACCGGGCGCACTACCGCTCGCTGCTCGGTCTCGCCGCGCTGCTCCTCGACGACACCGCCTCCTGCGAGGACGTGGTCCAGGAGGCCTTCATCCGGGTCCACTCGGCCCGCAGCCGCGTCCGCGACCCCGAGAAGACCCTCGCGTACCTGCGCCAGACGGTGGTCAACCTCTCCCGCTCCGCCCTGCGCCGGCGCATCCTCAGCCTGAAGCTGCTGTCGAAGCCCATGCCGGACATGGCCAGCGCGGAGGAAGGCGCCTACGACCAGCTGGAGCGCGACGACCTCATCAAGGCGATGAAGGGCATCCAGCGCCGGCAGCGGGAGGTCCTGGTGCTGCGCTACTTCGCCGACATGACGGAGGCTCAGGTGGCGGAGACGCTCGGGATATCCCTGGGGTCCGTGAAGGCCTACGGATCCCGCGGGATCGCGGCGCTGCGGGTGGCCATGGAGGCGGGGCAATGA
- a CDS encoding aspartate-semialdehyde dehydrogenase yields the protein MTDARSAPALAVVGATGAVGSVLLQILSQRADVWGTIRLIASPRSAGRRLAVRGEETEVLALTEDAFDGFGPGDVAVFLTPEDISARWAPVVTARGTAVVDRSEAFRLDPEVPLVVPEINPRAVRVRPRGIVAGPGPATLSMIAAVAALHAAYGLEELTLATYQAASGAGRAGTEALRRQLSLVTGADLGRHTGDVRRAVGADPGPFPAPLALNVVPWTGGPPEDGWSPEELLVRAETRKVLGLESLPVAVTCVLVPVIAGHSATVRARFRDEVTRAGAHDVLAAAPGVVLVDDPAAGEFPTPVDAAGTDPAWAGRVRRSLDDPRALEFFVCADNLRKGAALNTAQIAELLAGEFASA from the coding sequence ATGACCGACGCCCGGTCCGCCCCGGCGCTCGCCGTGGTCGGGGCGACCGGAGCGGTCGGTTCGGTCCTGCTCCAGATCCTGTCCCAGCGGGCGGACGTCTGGGGCACCATCCGCCTGATCGCCTCCCCGCGCTCGGCCGGCCGCCGGCTGGCCGTGCGCGGCGAGGAGACCGAGGTGCTCGCGCTCACCGAGGACGCCTTCGACGGCTTCGGGCCGGGCGACGTCGCGGTGTTCCTCACCCCCGAGGACATCTCGGCCCGGTGGGCGCCCGTGGTCACCGCGCGCGGCACGGCCGTCGTGGACCGCTCCGAGGCGTTCCGGCTGGATCCCGAGGTGCCCCTCGTGGTGCCCGAGATCAACCCGCGGGCGGTACGGGTGCGCCCGCGGGGCATCGTCGCGGGTCCCGGACCCGCGACCCTGTCGATGATCGCCGCCGTCGCCGCGCTGCACGCCGCGTACGGCCTGGAGGAGCTGACGCTCGCCACGTACCAGGCCGCCAGCGGCGCGGGCCGGGCCGGCACCGAGGCGCTGCGCCGCCAGCTCTCCCTGGTCACCGGCGCCGATCTGGGCCGGCACACCGGCGACGTACGGCGGGCCGTGGGCGCCGACCCCGGCCCCTTCCCGGCGCCGCTGGCCCTCAACGTGGTCCCGTGGACCGGCGGTCCGCCCGAGGACGGCTGGTCCCCGGAGGAACTGCTCGTGCGTGCCGAGACGCGCAAGGTGCTGGGCCTGGAGTCGCTGCCGGTGGCCGTGACCTGTGTCCTGGTCCCGGTGATCGCCGGGCACTCGGCGACCGTACGGGCCCGGTTCCGCGACGAGGTGACCCGCGCCGGGGCGCACGACGTGCTGGCCGCCGCGCCGGGTGTCGTGCTCGTCGACGACCCGGCCGCGGGGGAGTTCCCGACGCCCGTCGACGCCGCGGGCACCGACCCGGCCTGGGCGGGCCGGGTGCGCCGGTCGCTGGACGATCCGAGGGCCCTGGAGTTCTTCGTCTGCGCCGACAATCTGCGCAAGGGCGCGGCCCTGAATACCGCTCAGATCGCGGAACTGCTCGCGGGCGAGTTCGCGTCCGCCTGA
- a CDS encoding SURF1 family protein: protein MHRFLLTPRWWGINIFVVLAVPVCVFMGSWQLGRFEDRVDSHREATAERPAEERAARPLDALLPVDKKTSGALARAAGRYADQLLVPERSLDGRTGFYVLTLLRTDGGKAIPVVRGWLPGTADPAKAPAPPAGRVEVTGALQASENSSSKGVRAQGGLPAGQLGVIGAASLVNLVPYPLYDAWLTLPQVPGGVPGMEPVPVTAPTNTGLDLKAFQNLGYTGEWFVFAAFVVFMWFRLYRREAEALRDAELGLVPEPAAEAEPEPEPATPAGA, encoded by the coding sequence GTGCACCGGTTTCTGCTGACCCCGCGGTGGTGGGGGATCAACATCTTCGTCGTGCTGGCCGTCCCCGTCTGCGTCTTCATGGGGTCGTGGCAGCTCGGCCGGTTCGAGGACCGCGTCGACAGCCACCGCGAGGCCACGGCAGAGCGACCGGCCGAGGAGCGCGCCGCGCGGCCCCTCGACGCGCTGCTCCCGGTGGACAAGAAGACCTCCGGCGCACTCGCACGGGCCGCCGGCCGGTACGCCGACCAGCTGCTCGTGCCCGAGCGCAGCCTCGACGGGCGGACCGGGTTCTACGTCCTCACCCTGCTGCGGACCGACGGCGGCAAGGCGATCCCCGTGGTGCGGGGCTGGCTGCCCGGCACCGCGGACCCCGCGAAGGCGCCGGCCCCGCCGGCCGGCCGGGTCGAGGTCACCGGCGCGCTGCAGGCCTCCGAGAACTCCTCGTCCAAGGGCGTCCGGGCGCAGGGCGGCCTGCCGGCCGGGCAGCTCGGCGTGATCGGCGCCGCCTCCCTGGTGAACCTGGTGCCGTACCCGCTGTACGACGCGTGGCTGACGCTGCCCCAGGTGCCCGGCGGGGTGCCCGGGATGGAGCCGGTGCCGGTGACCGCGCCCACCAACACCGGCCTGGACCTGAAGGCCTTCCAGAACCTCGGCTACACCGGCGAGTGGTTCGTCTTCGCCGCCTTCGTCGTCTTCATGTGGTTCCGGTTGTACCGCCGGGAGGCGGAGGCGCTCCGGGACGCGGAACTGGGCCTCGTCCCGGAGCCCGCCGCGGAAGCGGAGCCGGAGCCGGAGCCGGCTACGCCGGCAGGTGCTTGA
- a CDS encoding aspartate kinase encodes MGLVVQKYGGSSVADAEGIKRVAKRIVDAKKNGHQVVVVVSAMGDTTDELIDLAEQVSPMPTGREFDMLLTAGERISMALLAMAIKNLGHKAQSFTGSQAGVITDSVHNKARIIDVTPGRIRTALDEGNIAIVAGFQGVSADSKDITTLGRGGSDTTAVALAAALDAEVCEIYTDVDGVFTADPRVVKKARKIDWISSEDMLELAASGSKVLLHRCVEYARRYNIPLHVRSSFSGLRGTWVSNEKPQGDEQVEHAIISGVAHDVSEAKVTVVGVPDKPGEAAAIFRAIADAEINIDMIVQNVSAASTGLTDISFTLPKAEGHKAIDALEKAKSTIGFESLRYDDQIGKISLVGAGMKTNPGVTASFFQALSEAGVNIELISTSEIRISVVTREDDVNEAVRAVHTAFGLDSDSDEAVVYGGTGR; translated from the coding sequence GTGGGCCTTGTCGTGCAGAAGTACGGAGGCTCCTCCGTAGCCGATGCCGAGGGCATCAAGCGTGTTGCCAAGCGGATCGTCGACGCCAAGAAGAACGGCCACCAAGTGGTCGTCGTGGTGTCCGCGATGGGCGACACGACGGATGAGCTGATCGATCTCGCCGAGCAGGTGTCTCCGATGCCTACCGGCCGGGAATTCGACATGCTGCTGACCGCGGGAGAGCGCATCTCCATGGCCCTGCTGGCCATGGCGATCAAAAACCTGGGCCACAAGGCCCAGTCGTTCACCGGCAGCCAGGCGGGCGTGATCACCGACTCGGTCCACAACAAGGCGCGCATCATCGATGTCACGCCGGGCCGGATCCGCACCGCGCTGGACGAGGGCAACATCGCCATCGTCGCCGGTTTCCAGGGGGTCTCCGCCGACTCCAAGGACATCACCACGCTGGGTCGCGGCGGTTCCGACACCACCGCGGTCGCGCTGGCGGCGGCGCTGGACGCGGAGGTCTGTGAGATCTACACGGACGTCGACGGTGTGTTCACCGCCGACCCGCGCGTGGTCAAGAAGGCCCGGAAGATCGACTGGATCTCCTCCGAGGACATGCTGGAGCTGGCCGCGTCCGGCTCCAAGGTGCTGCTGCACCGCTGCGTGGAATACGCGCGCCGTTACAACATCCCGCTCCACGTCCGGTCGTCCTTCTCGGGACTGCGCGGCACGTGGGTCAGCAACGAAAAGCCGCAAGGGGACGAGCAGGTGGAGCACGCCATCATCTCCGGAGTCGCTCATGACGTCTCCGAAGCGAAGGTCACGGTCGTCGGCGTCCCGGACAAGCCGGGCGAGGCCGCCGCGATCTTCCGCGCGATCGCCGATGCCGAGATCAACATCGACATGATCGTGCAGAACGTGTCGGCCGCGTCCACGGGCCTGACCGACATCTCGTTCACGCTCCCCAAGGCCGAGGGCCACAAGGCCATCGACGCCCTGGAGAAGGCGAAGTCCACGATCGGCTTCGAGTCGCTGCGCTACGACGACCAGATCGGCAAGATCTCCCTGGTCGGCGCGGGCATGAAGACCAACCCCGGGGTCACCGCCTCCTTCTTCCAGGCCCTGTCCGAAGCGGGCGTGAACATCGAGCTGATCTCGACCTCCGAGATCCGCATCTCGGTCGTCACCCGCGAGGACGACGTCAACGAGGCCGTCCGCGCCGTCCACACGGCCTTCGGCCTCGACTCCGACAGCGACGAGGCCGTCGTCTACGGAGGCACCGGACGATGA
- a CDS encoding YbaB/EbfC family nucleoid-associated protein has translation MNFGGGQPNMQQLLQQAQQMQRDLAAAQEALAATEVEGQAGGGLVKATVTGSGELRALVIDPKAVDPEDTETLADLVVAAVQAANENAQQLQQEKLGPLAQGLGGGSGIPGLPF, from the coding sequence GTGAATTTCGGTGGCGGTCAGCCCAACATGCAGCAGTTGCTCCAGCAGGCCCAGCAGATGCAGCGGGACCTCGCGGCGGCCCAGGAGGCGCTGGCTGCGACCGAGGTCGAGGGCCAGGCCGGAGGCGGTCTCGTGAAGGCCACGGTGACCGGTTCCGGTGAGCTGCGCGCGCTGGTGATCGACCCCAAGGCGGTCGACCCGGAGGACACCGAGACCCTCGCCGACCTGGTCGTCGCGGCCGTCCAGGCGGCGAACGAGAACGCCCAGCAGCTCCAGCAGGAGAAGCTCGGCCCGCTGGCCCAGGGTCTCGGCGGCGGTTCGGGCATCCCGGGTCTCCCCTTCTGA
- the recR gene encoding recombination mediator RecR, translated as MYEGVVQDLIDELGRLPGVGPKSAQRIAFHILQAEPTDVRRLAHALLEVKDKVRFCSVCGNVAQDEQCTICRDPRRDPTVICVVEEPKDVVAVERTREFRGKYHVLGGAISPIEGVGPDDLRIRELLARLADGAVTELILATDPNLEGEATATYLARMIKPMGLKVTRLASGLPVGGDLEYADEVTLGRAFEGRRLLDV; from the coding sequence TTGTATGAAGGCGTGGTCCAGGACCTGATCGACGAACTGGGCAGGCTGCCCGGCGTCGGGCCCAAGAGCGCCCAGCGGATCGCCTTCCACATCCTGCAGGCGGAGCCCACCGACGTCCGCCGACTCGCGCACGCGCTGCTGGAGGTCAAGGACAAGGTCCGGTTCTGCTCGGTCTGCGGGAACGTGGCCCAGGACGAGCAGTGCACGATCTGCCGGGACCCGCGCCGCGACCCCACGGTGATCTGTGTGGTCGAGGAGCCCAAGGACGTGGTCGCGGTCGAGCGGACCCGCGAGTTCCGGGGCAAGTACCACGTGCTCGGCGGGGCGATCAGCCCGATCGAGGGCGTCGGCCCGGACGACCTGAGGATCCGCGAGCTGCTCGCGCGCCTCGCCGACGGGGCGGTGACCGAGCTGATCCTCGCCACCGACCCGAACCTGGAGGGCGAGGCGACCGCCACCTACCTCGCCCGGATGATCAAGCCGATGGGCCTCAAGGTCACCCGCCTGGCCAGCGGGCTCCCCGTCGGGGGAGATCTGGAGTACGCGGACGAGGTCACGCTCGGGCGGGCCTTTGAAGGAAGGCGACTACTCGATGTCTGA
- a CDS encoding DUF5063 domain-containing protein yields the protein MSDATLHALGLDPDDFAVQIADQIESFIVAVTEVAKGEDPDSAVPFLLLEVSQLLLAGGRLGAYEDVLPDERYEPDLGPEPDVDELRERFAYMLDPVDVYSEVFDPYEPRKAPVAHRLSDDIADIVADLRHGLAHYRAGRVTEALWWWQFSYFTNWGPTASAALRALQSLVAHVRLDQPLQELDGLDTDEDLTEDDLAEQAGRVMAEEIAGPLGLQGR from the coding sequence ATGTCTGACGCAACGCTGCACGCCCTGGGCCTGGATCCGGACGATTTCGCCGTCCAGATCGCCGATCAGATCGAGTCCTTCATCGTCGCGGTCACCGAGGTGGCCAAGGGCGAGGACCCGGACAGTGCGGTGCCCTTCCTCCTCCTGGAGGTCTCCCAGCTGCTGCTGGCGGGCGGGCGGCTCGGTGCGTACGAGGACGTGCTGCCGGACGAGCGGTACGAGCCCGACCTCGGGCCGGAGCCGGACGTCGACGAGCTGCGCGAGCGGTTCGCGTACATGCTCGACCCGGTCGACGTGTACTCCGAGGTCTTCGACCCGTACGAGCCGCGGAAGGCGCCGGTGGCGCACCGGCTCTCCGACGACATCGCCGACATCGTCGCGGACCTGCGGCACGGGCTGGCCCACTACCGGGCCGGCCGGGTCACCGAGGCGCTGTGGTGGTGGCAGTTCTCCTACTTCACCAACTGGGGTCCGACCGCGTCCGCGGCCCTGCGCGCCCTGCAGTCGCTGGTGGCGCACGTGCGCCTGGACCAGCCGCTCCAGGAGCTGGACGGGCTGGACACGGACGAGGACCTCACCGAGGACGACCTCGCCGAGCAGGCCGGACGGGTGATGGCGGAGGAGATCGCCGGACCGCTGGGGCTGCAAGGCCGCTGA